From Rhineura floridana isolate rRhiFlo1 chromosome 12, rRhiFlo1.hap2, whole genome shotgun sequence:
TCTGGAGGTGTAAAATGAGGAATGTGATTTTGGAAAAGAGCAAATGTTTTCCAGTTGCACATATTGGGCAATGGCTACTctgaagtgaaatgcaaacagacgtCCTTGACTGATGAAttcttaagtttttttttaaaggtgggaaacctgtttcctccagatgttgctagaccacaactctcagcatccctgcctattggctatgctaactggggctgatgggagttgggagtccaatgacatgtgaaaggccacaggtcccccacccgtTATAAAAAGTCATACCATGTGCTTGTATTGTCTGTGGGCTAGTGCTTCCTAAGCTTTACTGTATTAAGGCTGCTGTCTAGTCTGTCTGCTCTTTATTGGACCGTTGCATTTTGTTAACCTTACCAACTACATGAGGGGATGCTTGGAAGCTTCTCTGCATTTTAACTCACAGGGTAAGAGGTTTGTTTTCTGGCCCAGGAATCAAACACAGCTGTTTTCCAAGCAGTGTGCATGCCCTGCTTCCACAGAAGCGCAAAGCCCAGGATGTGGTAGCAGGTGCAGAACCATGTTTCTTGACAACTTAAGCTTTCATTGTAAAAAGAGAAGTTGGAAAGATACACTTCAAACTGTGGTACCAGTCTATGGAGAGATCGCAGCTGTGAGAGGGGTGGCCaaatcagggtttttttttcgtTTCGCAGACAGGGCGTGAGAGCCATGCATAACTCTTTTCTCTATGACTAGgaggaataaattatgcaaaatattttgctgcttttgcataattttatacagatGACACTGGTTGTCCAGTTTAGAACATCTTTtggttgtggggaacctttttggccccaTGGGTCAGATCCTTATCTCCTCCTCAccttgcaggccaactttgacaggaggGCAAGACCAGTAACCTGGCAATCATCTGATGTTATAGTTAAATCAGGTGATTGGCAGGcaggttgtcctgcccacctatCAGAGGGGTGGCAGGAGATAGCCGGACCAAACAGGCTTCACATCTCCAATTAGCTGATGGGCCAGGTATGTGTGTTCAGTACTGCTTTCTGCAAGGATAGGCTTCATGCAAGAGTTCCCCAAGGGGAACTTGCTGGTGCAGCTGAACCAAGCAAGACTGAATCCCCCCtccactgcccatcagctgatgtcacctgATTAACGGGTCGGTGCGGTTTCAGTAGAACAGCCTCACGGGCTAAATTGCAACCCCTGATGTGCCAGTAGTGGCCCAAGCTAGAGGTccatagttattttatttattaaggcACATTGTATACTTCAGGCTTCTAACTCTCCATTACATTCCCACCTCAAGCTCAGTTTCTATCAGACCTTCTCAGAGTAGCATCCATGTTCATTTTGCACCTGGTCATTCCTGGGAAAAAGCCATGTTTAATATTCATCTCCAGGGTGAGACAccacagaaggaaaacaaaatcCCAAGCAGAGCTATCAGAGCAGCTGCAAAGACCACCCATGATGGTctggctgccctgtgccagaagGTTCCAGGGTGGGGTAAGGGAGTCCACAGGTACTAAATTAAGCTGTGCAGCTTGTAAATTTAAGCCTCTGCATTGTTTACATCTTTCTTAATTCATTGTCTTTTAAATGGTTGTATTTTTAAATGATGGGAGGTTGTTCTCTTTTTTTTGGTCTCCAATTAAAAAAGAGCCATTCTAGGCTTTCAAAGATTGAGTGTTGGTGTATTTTTCTTGGGTTGTGCAATATTATCAACTTCACACCTATGTCTGTGGGGTGTAGATAATTAGCGGAAGGGTAAAAGGTGCTCTACAGATACTCGGAGGCATTCCAGATGCCCCAGAGTTGTGGCCTTGGCATTCAGCAGCATGTAACTTAGTCTGGGCTTTATGTCTGACCTCTTGAGTTTGCCTTTTGAAAATGACACACTGGATGTCTCCATCTTGCGAAAGCTGATTGACCGCAGAGGTGCTCCTCATGGGTCTGCCATGGTGGTCACAAGAgacagagccttcttggtggtggccccatcactatggaacttgcttccaCAGGGATGGGCAGCTGGCTCAGACTGGGTTTAAATGGGCCTTGCAGACTGGCAATTGCAAGCTGATTCTAACTGCATAAAGATTGTTGGTCTGTAATTTTTCGTGGTGGCTGCTATCGTCCTTCACCATTGCCCATGCcggcttggactgatgggagttcaattccaacagtaCTGCAGGGGCCACAGGTCCACCATCCCTGATCTATGGTGAGATGGATGGTTTAATTCTTTTAAATAGATTTTAATTTTGAATTGCCGTTGAGTGAGCCTTTGACACTGAAAAGAGAGATAACTAAAAAAATTTTAAGACATTGACCGATGTTCCTGTGGACACACACAGTGCTCTGGCACCATAGCCGAGTACCCTACCTAACTCTGCAGCATTAACAGCTCTCTCCATGGCAACTGTTTAAGAGGTCTGTTTGATGCCTTTATTAATTTTCTTACAGCTGTATCCGGCTTTTCTCCCATTGTAGAACCCAAGGTAGTGtcccatccaggaactgaccagacccagactagCTTAGCTGCAGCAAAGTGTACCTCCGGGCCATGCCTTGCTCCATGCAAGTGTCCCTCACTCATTTAAGTACCATTCTTTCTTCCTATAGAATAAGAATGTAACCCATCcccgttatcttttcggcgcctactgaagacgttcctctttcaacaagcctttttaagttgagaccttatcccaggctgcatctgtgttgcaattgctttttaatatgtttttaaacctttttttagaaaactgtttttaacctttttaaaataaaaaagatgtcttgaaagctttttaaaaatgtttttaaaaatgttttggtttaatatattttaaactctgtttttatgatgttttcaagtgtttttagtgcttttgtttgccgccctgggctcttgccgggtggaagggtgggatataaatcaaataataaataaaaccctcATGACATCAGGGGCAGGATGGCAAAAACTGCTGGGCGAGTGAGCAGGCTACCTGACGGCAACGCTGGAGGAGGTTGTGCCTGGCTGCAGTggtgatgatgctggaggcggctGTGCAGGCTGCAACAgaggtgcaggaggaggaggaggccctgCAAGTTGCAGTGGTGGCGGCACCGGAGGAGGCTGCGTAGGCCATGGCAGCAGAGGTGTGGAAGGCCGTGCTGCTGCTAGAGGAGGCCCTGCAAGCTGTGGTGTCAGAGGAGGCCATGTAAGCAGCAGCACCGAAGGAGGCTGTGCATGTTGCACTGGGTGGGAGGGCTGCGGCCTGGTTCAGTAGGAGGCAGCGGCAGCAGTTGAGGCACGTGTTTGGGGTGGGGAGTGCTGGTGCCTGTGGCGTGGGAAGTATGTGAGACACAGttcttgtgtgtgtggggggggtgcctgggcATGTGTGGATGTGTGTCCATGTGTACTTGGAGGTATCTGGGGTGTGTCTCTGTTTGGGGGTACATGGGTTTGTGTCTGTGTTTGAGGGTGAGAGGCTGGCCGAGCCCGCCAGTattatacaaagccctaaaccagCAGCGGGAAACCTCCAACCCTTGGGCCTAACTTGCCCCACCGTTCCTAGCCTTTTGACCCAGGGGGCAGTAtgggccaagccacacccacctgccttaCACTCATTGCCATATACAATGTCAAGTGTACAGCAGGTACAGATGCAGCTAGGCCAAACGGGGGTTCCCAGGCACTGCCCATCAGCAGTCCCTGCAAAGTGCCAACAATcggttgttttgtttcttgatttattgtatttatatattgtgcttgtttttatctttttgtacaccgcccagagagccttcgggcttagggcggtatataaattaaattaaatagtaataataataataatcatgcaGAAACATGGCCCCTGGTGCCCTGCCTGCCTGTCAGACATGGCTCATGGGAGAAGATACACATTGGGCTAGgtccagttccccacccttgacctaaacaggttgggaccaggatgtgTGATGGAGTCCCTTCTCCCATGTAAATCTACCTGCCTGCTGCATTCAATAGCTAAAACCCTGCTCAGTGTTCCACTGGCTTTGTGGACACGAGAACCAACCATATTAGCTGTGTCACCCAGACTTGCAACAGGGAGGCTCTGTTAGCTCTATGTTAGCCTTAAACAACTtgagaccaggacacctgaaagattgtcttaccccttatatacccagtcgatcactgcgctctgcaggtgagggcctcctgcagataacatctcatcaggaggtctgctctgcacaacataggaagcagacctttaactgttgtggcacctaccctttggaattcactccccttaaatgttaggcaggccctatctctgttgccttttccacATCtgcttaagaccttcctctttcaacaaaccttttaagtagaggccttatcccagtctgcatctgtattggaattgctttttaagatgtttttaaagttttttctaaaaaaccttatatatagatatagatgtttttagagttctaccctttgtttgctgccctggggtccttctgggaggaagagtaggatataCAGACAGAGAGAATTAAGACCTCCTTATTTCACAAGTTGTGCAGACAGTGCCCTTTTGTGTTTTGGCTTCAGTGTGCAGATTTCCGAGCCCAGTGACCGTGCTGGTTGTTAGCGCTTGGTCTTCACTGTACCTATTGTGTATTTTTTGTAAATACCTTAAGCATAAGCCACCTTAGGGGATCCTTGTAAGAACTGAAAGGCAGGGAGTATTTTTTTAACACAACAACAAACCCTTCTATCTAGGTAACAATAGGTACATATATTTAAATGtcacttatttaaaaacaaaacaaggccaCCAGTAGTGGATGTAGCTAACCGTGCTTTGGTAGATTTTGAACTTCTCTCCAGCCACTTAAAACCACACAATGTTGTACAGGAGCAAACTGGTTTCTTTAGCAGCAGCTGAGCCAAAGCTGAAGCGATTCAGTGCATCTCTCTCAACGTGCTTTTTCCTCTTCCAGGCTCAAAATGAATGCAAATTGCtctttgaaagaaaaagaaagtaatGGGATAAGGCAAGAGTAGCCGCCATGGTGCACTttcagtgttgttggactccaactcccatcagccccagctgatggtgggagttgtagtccagcaacatccagagggcactatgttgactaCCCCTGGAATAAGGCCTTTGCCAAGGATCTGCCCCCTGGCTATTTTGCCCATTTTCTCACCAAGATGGGGGCACCCAAGGAAGTAAAAAACAGGCAAGGCTCAGGCAACCAGCAAGTTAAGCATTTTTACATCTTTGTCCCCTAAGGATGGAACGGCTGGGCAGCCTGTAATTCCAGTTTGGGGACCCCAAAACACCCATTATCTTGCAGAGCAGGgagatctgtttttatttttcattcacctgttttaaaaatgcaaaatcgCAGGTGAACGTTTTGGCAAAGCATCAACACAGTTGGCCTTTCCTCGTCTTTACCTTCAGTCAGCGGCTGAACAGAGAGCCTCTGCCTGATGAAGAGAGTCACGTCTTTTAGGGGCCCTCCTGAGGTTTGGTGCGCCTGGTGGTGAACTTTCAGCTCGGCCAGAGGGATGAACCGCTTGGTCATGCGCACAAACTGGACATCAACCTGCAAGCACAAAGCGTCCATTGGAGAAGGCAGTCAAACTGATTTCATTCATTCAAGAGAGAGACAACTTTGGAAAACTTTCCATGTGAGAATGACTGTGCAACTGCTCTTACTGCTGTTAGaggggttttcttttctttcttttacttttgaatccttgttttgtattcttgattaTAATTAAAGTAATTAAGAGACAGTGAGCGAGCGGGCAGTCAAATTAAGAGAGCTGCTGtgttgcatggtgtggagaaagtggatagagagaagtttttctcccattTTCATAAAGCTAGCACTTGGGATGACCAACAAAGccaaatgctggaagattcaggacagacaaacaaaAAAAAACTACACACAGCACATAGGCTGCTAATCTACACAGGAGATGGAGAATTCCAGAATTgtaaaatttgctcccacaagaggcagtgatggccaccaacttagatggctttaaaggaggatcagataaattcatggaggataaggctgtatatggctactagccatgatggctatgctctgcctccacggtcggaggcaggttgcttctgaataccagttgctggagaccacAGGTGGAgacagtgcttttgcactcaggtcctgcttgtaggcttcccagaggcatctggctggctactgtgagaacaggatgctggacgagatgagccactggcctggagCAGCAGGGCCTTCTCATGTTGGCAACCAGCAGCCATTCCCACAATACATGAGACGGCTCAGTGCTACTAATCTACACAGGAGATGGAGAGTTCTGGACATCAGACTGGAAGGGGGTTGTGGTGGAAGAAAATTGCCTTTTTAATTCTCCAAGTGTTTTTTAAAGTCTCCATGCATGCAATAAACCAGTACATCAATGATCAGCTAACTATAGGCCCCTGCTGTGTCACTACATGCAGGGAGTTGTTTATGTGAGGAACAAAAGACAACCCCATCTCCTCCCAGACTGCAGTCTGAAGGGGCACAAGCTGGAATTCTGCTTCCTTAAGTCTGTCAATTGCACATATGGCCACAGAAGCAGCCTAGAAATTCACACAACAAGAATTTCTGTAAGCTTAGACTGCTCTACACACgcacagcagaatgaggtggcagaaTGGACTGAACCACTTCAGCTGGCATGTAGGGGACATACCATTCTTAAATCCTCCCCATACGCAACAACTTCCTGCACAGGAGAGaattaggaacacaggatgcctgcctcatactgagtcagaccattagcccatccagctcagtattgtctacactgactggcagcagccctccaggattccagattgggtagattcccagccctatctggagaaactgggaactgaacctgggaccttctgtgtgcaaaacagatgctctaccactgagccatggccctttgcTTAACTAGCACATCAATGAGAACAGTTCTAGCCCTGCCTTCTTGCTGTGCAAGCTTTCCACTTACGGGATTTGACTCCCCACCCCAAACATAGGGAATCATTTGTACAAAAGCCATTTGCATTCTGGAAATGCATAACTTCCCCAATTCATCTTTCAATCCATAACATGTGCAGCTGCATCCTTTGCTCTCCTATCTGAAGAATTACAGCTGCCAGGATTACGATCTCTGGCATTataagacattttaaagaaaattctGCCTCCCCTCACTGGCTGCGCAGAGGAGATGCTTGTTCAAATAAGGGTCATTTAAAATCTTGCCTGTGGGCTGAATGTAACAGGGAGCTCCCAACAGAAGGATTTCTCTTTTTGCCAGGTGATGTGATAGTAAGCAAAATAAGTAAGAGTGGAGGACTATTCAACTGTTCCCTCTCTTGGAAGAaagaatgtttttgaaaaaagtgGGGATAGTATATGTCAGCTGGGAGATATACTCAGATTTACCACTATGCATTCACACTGGAAGTAGATATATTTTCAGCCTTGCAAATAAATCCACCGATTAGTAACCATGTGTTTTGTTTACTAGCTCACATATACAAAAGGAAGTATAGTATggccattttaaaaaggaacaaagaaGCATTATTTGTTCCTCTTTCTTCCTTGAcaccaggagtagggaacctcaggcccagggttgaaatgtggcccttgaggctTCTACATGTGGCCATCAAGGCCCCTGGCCAGGCCACATCTCTCTGGCCCTCCTCAAATGTTTTCGCCTGGCTGAAATAGGTCCTTGAACTCCGATAACGCCTCTTTCTTGCCCTGACGGAGAAATAGGTATGTGCAGAAACTCTGGCTTTTGCACAGCTGGAACATAGCCTGATGTGCAAAGGTAAAAGAGTCACATGTGTTGCCCTgccaacttttgcctctggctacacccaccagtggtctgccacccctggaaggttgtccacaagggaatgcagtcctcaggctggaaaaaaaaTCTCCACTCTTAGAGTGCATGCTGATGGGATCCAAGTGCTCAACCAGGGTTGATTTGAAAGACAGGTGGCAGGTGAGAGCAATCTTACCATGGACCATTTGGGTTTCTCTTTGGTACTGGAAGCATCATAATGAGGATCGTTTTTTTCAAACTGGGTGTGATCCGGATAGGCCTCCTTGACTATCTAGAATTTGGAAAAGAAGTATGCTCAGAATACAAGGGTAACTGCAGTGTAGAAGCTTGCTTAAGATAGTCATCAGCATGAACCAACTTTTGCACCTGAATAAGTGAACCAACTCaactgaagaaagaaagaaaaaacactaTGGAGGAAATATGCCAGTCATATGCTCAGTGTCAGAACTCCCATGTCATCTGGAACAACACAACTTAGGCAccaaatatctaaaagaccatctccttcccaaAGACGCCTTGGGTGTTAAAATCAGCTGAaggggctctcttggtagttcacCATCCtcagaggggtttttttgggggggggcagaagagggcattctctgtggcagttgtggaattccctccctacggaggtgcatctagcatcttcattatgcagtttccatcatatgctgaagacgcacctctttactttttgacacctgagatacatatttttaggacccacttgATGTTTTTGACTGTAATTTCTTCTAAGctgattttaatattatattttgaaattgttgtagcccaccctgagaccttatggtgaagggcgggcaacAGCAACATtcagtttattatttttgttattaaacACTCACACATGCAAGTCTCAACACTCGACACTGTACTGAAtgccaatgcatggaccactcccccattttctttctctttcagtcTCAAGGCTAGGGGAAGATTTGAACCCAAGTTTCCCATATTCAGATCCAGGATCCCACCCACCACACCCCAGTAATTCGGGACAGGAGTCTGCATGTGGTCTAATCTATGTGACAGATCTAGCTGGGACTTATCCCGCTATGAACTGTCATTGCTTCCTccaaaaaatcatgggaactgtagttcagcaaggtGTTGATGATTCTCTCGAAGACGAGGGCAGGaaatgtctctctccctctctcaagaGCCACATGCTAGCAGTGAGCAGTGCCAAAGCCAATGAAGAGCACTGCCAGAGTCAGAAGTAGGTgcccccccattctctctctctctttctccttctgcCACCCTCTTTCTTCTCATGTTATCCCTGCCTGCTGGCTGAATGAGCTCTGGGGCAATAGGTTGCCCACCCTTGTTATGACATTCTTAACCCACACCAACCACACCTTTAacacaactacaattcccagggttctttgggacaAGGCAACAACTTACAACAGTTTTACATCTTGTAGCATGGACTGAATGCATAACCTTGGCTCTCATTATAGAGGAATTAAGGATTGCTCTGTTCTTTTTGGCTTACTCAAGCCCACAATTTATGGCTTTAGACATTTTTAgactttcctctttgaacaacccttttaagttgagacctatcccagtctgcatctgtgtcaaattgtttaatatgtttttaataatgtttttaaccctttttaaaggttttttcaaatgtttttaatgctgttttgttttaatgtattttaagatctgtttttatgatgttttaaagtgttttagtgctttgtttgccaccctgagctcctgcggggaggaagtggaggatacaaataaaataaataaataaataaattttcacagATAAGTCaccatttctttctctcttgcGATTCAGGCCAACATCCTGTTATCTCCAGTGGCCTAGCAGAGACCCTTTTTGCAGCAGATGGAGAAATCTGCTCTCACCTTGATGATGCCAGCAATCCCAGGCTCCTTACAGTTACTGTGGTAGAAGAAGGCCTCCTGGCCAACTTTCATATCCCTCAGGAATTTCCGTGCCTGCCAAAGGGATAGACAGCAGGGATCAGCTTTTTCATACTACCAGGAAGAGAGACTACTTAGCATGCCTCCTTAGAGATAAGCTGTATTACAGCCAGTGTTTCTTGGGATTTGGAGGAGAGACTGTTAGGTAAGAAGGGGGCTTAACACCCCAGTTCAGGTAAATCAAGCCATGGTTTGTACTAACCCTAGTCTGGAACCCATTCCACGGAGTCAAACTCTCAAACATAAAAACCAGATTTTAGAGCAGATTGACTGTTTTCCTTTTCCATAGGAGTTCCTCAGCACTCTAGTCTCTAGGCAAGTGGCAGAGCATGGGGTGATTTGTCAATTCAAATATTGCACCAAACCATAATGAAAGCAAACCACGGTTTCTGGTTTGCTAGCAGATTATAAATCATGACTTGTCACTCCAGACATCATACTAGTCCAGAGAGAAGGAACCATTTTCAGCATAAGtgccacattccattctgggcacCCTTCCTAGGGGCTGGATGCCAGTGGTCGGCATGGCCAGAGGGACAATgggaggagcaatgaatgtaTATTATACTGTATGCTGATTTCTACACTCActcccctctatcctccatccagttcAAACAAGAAACGTTATCAGAGTTCACATTCCAGCCTAGGCACATTCTCACAACACTAAAAGCTATGGTTTGATGTTGGCAACTGAACTAGCCTTAAATTTCAGCAGCACAGGCAACAAAAGCAGGATGAAACAGACAGCACAACGTTAACATACATAAAGTGCCAAATCAAATCTCAGTGCTCCAATTGGAAGCTTTGATTTGAAAACAACTTAATTAGAATATATGCAATATTATCCAGGGCAGTTATTTCCAGCGTGGAaacccttttttgtgtgtggaaaaaacaaattattgaGAAGCATATGTGCTACAGATGCCTTTACTTACCTGATAATTCCTGATTCCATCCCAGCCTGTTGTCTGATTGGGTTCGCCTTTCAAGTCTTCAATGCTAAACTAGATAATCAAATAAACAAGAATACACTATCAGCAAACCCTTATTGCCATGTTTAAGTTTCAGATCTTATTTATTGCTAGTAGCCTCGTACCTGGTATTGCTAGGGAATTTTAAGAAACCAAaaagtcagtgcagttttgaactcagtggttaaaatcaatgcagttttgaaaggttcagtttgccatcttgattcaaaatggcatccaattgtatccaaacatagacagaaACCTGCTCCTTAATCTCAGGAACCATCCTGCCAAATCTGGTTATGATCTCTTAAGAGGTGCCCAGAGGACAGACAAACAACCTTCAAAAATATATAGCAGAAGCAGCTCATTGTGCTCTCCAATCACCAATGTTTCCGCTCTGTTACCTACTAAATTTGTAAAGATACTGGTGTAAAGAAAATGTCACTAGCTTTTTGTGTTTGGTTATTTAGAATCTGCAGTTTGATTATCCTGTGTCAGATTAAATTCTTGCAAAATGAATCTGATCAACGGCAACTAGGAAAGCTGCCTTGCTTGTGGTTGCAGCAGGAAAGATTTGCAGCTATTTAATTAATGTGTTGTTAATATTATTGTTCTTGTTATTAGTTCTACAGCAGGGCTAGTTTGCACCAAGAGGCAACACCATCATCAGGGTCGAGCATCCTCAGGCAGCTGCTGACGCCTAAAGCACTGCAGGAGAGGCCCACGTCGACTGCTGACCCACCGCTGCTCTCCAGTCTGCCTGCTCAAGTGAGTGAGCAAGGACGGCAACAAGCAACAGCACCTCTTACCTGTCCTCTCCCTCTGAGCGGTGGATAGGGGAAGTGCGTGGATGGGGAAAAGAAGCTGCAGCCATGAGCAGTGCAGAGGAATGGGGGCCACTGGAAGGCAGGGGGGCAGGGTTACACAAAGAGAATCTTTGCTGAAGACACCTGAAGACCTGGAGCCACACCTTTGTTGCCCATCCCCTCCTGGAAGCTGCTGCCTTGCAGGAATTCTCCGGCTGCTATCGCTTTTGCTAAGATTGCAGGTTGGGAACGTGGCAATTGAGGCAGAgggagggaacctcaggcccaaatgCGATCCTtctggcctctctgcctggccatcagaactctccccaggccatcccctctcactggtcctgcttcccATCCTTAGTGTTGATGGGTCCTTGAACTTTGgtcatgcctcctgcttgcctggagggagggcagagaggggcACGTGTGTAAGAACTTGCACAAAAGACTAAATGTACATTTGCTGCTCTACCTCAGTTTTGCATCTGGAACCACCCACTACTGGCAGGTGGCCCTCAGGCATCTCCACCCCCGAGGCAAACAGCAAGTTTGGTCTAGAAGCCTAGATGGCTTCTTAGCAGCTGGTCAGATATCATACTGTGGCCTCCTTGAGACAAAGGGGGCTTTGGTGCATTTGTCTCTCATTCTTGGCAACTTCTGCTCTACCTGACCTGTTGATAATCTAGACAATCACTGTTTAGGGTACCCTTCCCCAACCTCATGTCCGGCAGATGTTTTGAACTTcgactcccataatctctgagaTCTATGCTGGCCGGCAGTACggctgggaactatagtccaacaacatctggagggtgcccgATTAGAGATGGCTTGCTTCCgagctccttcctcttcctcctaatCTACTCAAACTACAGTttactgtgacatctgaatcAGACAGCTATGGATAGCATTAAGCTGAAAATCACAATTTGCAAGCCTGCTTCAAACCAGTTTGGAGATCATCACTACCTAGTTTGCTTGATTCAGACCTCACagaaaactatggtttgaagaaACAAGGAAATGGAAGAAAGAGTATGTGtgcaagagaggaggaagagaaagactGAAGTGCATTA
This genomic window contains:
- the THYN1 gene encoding thymocyte nuclear protein 1, coding for MSLRGKRRGQAALTVTQEPDFKVAKSELRTEREEPRLPKAEMKSLAPRNVGESSKVEVCADQDGSQKVYTHWLLKSEPESRFEKGVDVKFSIEDLKGEPNQTTGWDGIRNYQARKFLRDMKVGQEAFFYHSNCKEPGIAGIIKIVKEAYPDHTQFEKNDPHYDASSTKEKPKWSMVDVQFVRMTKRFIPLAELKVHHQAHQTSGGPLKDVTLFIRQRLSVQPLTEEQFAFILSLEEEKAR